AGGGAAGCGTTCAGGAGCTTACTCGTCGGGTTCCTATGGCACAAACCCATACATCCTTATGAATTGGCAGGACAACGTCAACAATATGTTCACATTGGCTCATGAGTTCGGCCATAGTGTTCACAGCTACTATTCGAGGAAGAATCAGCCGGTCAACTACAGCGGCTATTCCATTTTTGTCGCTGAAGTCGCATCTACGGTGAACGAAGCGATTCTAAACGATTATTTATTAAAAACAATCGACGATAAGCAGAAACGCATTTATTTACTGAACCATTGGCTTGAAGGATTCCGTGGAACGGTATTCCGTCAAACGATGTTTGCTGAGTTCGAGCATCTGATCCATCAGCTTGATCAGCATGGCGTCGCTTTGACAGCTGACAAATTGTCAGAAGAATATGCTGCATTGAACAAGAAATATTTCGGTGAGGCAGTGGAAGAAGATAAGGAAATCGCTCTTGAATGGGCGCGCATCCCACACTTCTATTACAATTATTATGTGTATCAATATGCAACAGGCTTCAGTGCTGCGGTTGCGCTCAGCCATCAGATTTTGTCGGAAAGCCAGCCAGCTGTCGACCGTTACATCAATCATTTCCTGAAAGCAGGATCATCCGATTATCCGATCGAAGTTTTGAAAAAGGCAGGCGTCGATATGACGAGCACGCAGCCGATCGAAGAGGCGTGCAAAGTGTTTGCGGAAAGGTTGGCTGAGCTGGAAGAATTGCTTGGATAAGTGAAAAACGACCTGACTAAGCGTTTATAGCGCTTATGTCAGGTTTTTTCTGTTTGGATGATTTCAGGTTATATTAATATAGTAATGTGTAAAGCGCTTACATTCGAATTTTTGAATGCAGAATCTTTATAGTAAGAGGTTGGAAGTCTTTAGGTATAGGGTTTATTTCGCAATTAATTTGTGACAGACATGTGAAACTTTATGTGAAATGTTGATGTTACTATTATTTTATGATAAGTTATAGATGTGAAATAAATCACATACCAAACATACACCCCTTTTGTTTGAACGTGAACATTTCTCCCATTCCCTTTGTAAAAGAGCATCCCTCTCCCCCAAGAGTGGATGCTCTTTTCTTGTATATAAATATGGGCAGTTAGTTTCCGTTCCAGTACTCGCTTTCCGCGGGCGTTGCCTTAGCTAATCGGACAGCAAAGGGTTCGATTTGCCTTAATTTCTGCGTTCTTTGCAGAAATTAAGGCATCCTACTCCTGCTCGCAACGCTGCGCTTTTACTCGCAAACGCCGTTCTTTGTAACGGCGTTTGCAGGAGTCTCGTGCTTTCACTCCAAGCAACTGCAGCTACTCAAATAGCTAGTGAAGCAAAAAAAGATCCCTAATTAATCATAAATAAATATACAGTATCAAATTATAAGTTCATTCTATATACAGATTATTAATTACAAATCGTCTTACCAGGATTGGAGCGGAAGGCGGCGACTCCTGGGGGATTAGCGGGACAGGTGAGACCCTGGACGTAGCGTAGCGAAGGAAGCGGCTCACCGCCCGCCCCCCGGAAAGCGTCCGCCTGAAGCGGAAATCCGGCTAATATTTAGTGTCTTTTGTTTGTCTAATAAAAAATAAATAAGCAGATTGCACGGTAATCCATGCAATCTGCTTTGAAAATTCAACGGCGCTTACGCCATAATGTCATATTGGTAAGTGGCAGCCTTTCAATCTTTTGGAGAAGGAGCTGCTTTTTCAATTCGCGCTCGGCTGCTTTTTCCGGGATGTTGTAAATTTCAGCGATTTCATTCGTGGAAATTGAATCGAAACGCTGGAACAACTCATCCAAAGTCGGCGGGGCACCTGGTGTGATTTCGTACCCGACCATCTCTTCCAAAATCTGCTCGTATATATCATAGGAATGCAGCCCGTTCACCTTCAACCCTTCGTCTTCGATATTTTCATTGAAGAAAACGAAGGAAGGTGCGTCTTCCACTTCCATTTCATTCGCCAAATGCAAATCGACCTGCAAGGAACGCAAAACGTGATTCGATGAGAAATCGAGAATGAATTCATCGACATCTAATCCGAGGTTTTCCGCTATTTCAACAAGTACTGAAAAGGAGAGAACATTCCTCTTTTTCAAATATGTGTATTCGAATAGCTTTGACAGGAATCGGAAAGCTGCACGCTTTCCTTGGAACTCCGCTGCTTTTAAGGCGATGCTCGGAAACGCCGGATGGTTTTTAGTACACGCCTTCGCATCGTCCATATTGACGAAGCAGCATGAGTTTGTCTTCGTTAAAGAAGTGCGCAGAACGATCTTCAGTGTGAAATATCGTTCGTATTCAACTTGTAATCTCCTTAGCAATGGCTGGAGCGCCCAGCTATTCATGCATAAAGGATCTACGAAGACGTAAATTTCGATGGGCTTTGACAAGGAGGCTGAAGAAGTGGGACCGCTTTCCAACAGAGTTTCCCTGTTCACCGCTCATCCCCCTCGCTTCGATTCACCATATGGTTCGCGGTCATGGCGAGCCTATGATAATACACTTCCCGCAAAGGTCCTTCCAAGCCTACATCGTCCATAGCTTCCGCCATACAAGCGAGCCATGCTGTTGCACGTGCAGGAGTTATCGGAAAAGGCATATGACGCGCTTTCATCATCGGATGTCCGTGCTCTTCCGTGAATAAATTCGGTCCGCCTAAATATTGTGTTTGAAATTGTTTCTGCTTGCGTGCTGTTTCCGTCAGATCTTCAGGGAAAATCGGATATAAGTCCGGGTGGACAGCCACTTTTTCATAAAAACGATCGATGAGTTCCGATAATTTTTCAGCACCGATTTCCTCGTAAGGGATCAAAGGTTTTCGTGTCATGTATGCCAATCTCCTTTGTTCTGACTGTATGGACATTTTAACAACGAAACAATTCTTTCACAAACATAATGCCTTCTAGCATAGTGAAATGTTGTCAGAGTTCAATGCGATTATAGAAGTTTAGCACTTTGGAAACATATTGTTCAGTTTCCTTGAAAGGCGGTATCCCGCCATATTTTCTGACGTTTCCGGGACCTGCATTATATGCGGCTAATGCCATCTCGATATTGCCGAACTGATCAAGCATTTGTCGTAAGTACTTGGCCCCGCCCATTATATTTTGCTCCGGATCGAACCCATCCTTTACACCGAGCAGTTTGGCAGTGCCTGGCATAAGTTGCATCAAGCCCATCGCACCCGCGCCGCTGACTGCTGTGCTGTTGAAGTTGGATTCCTGTTTGATGACGGACGAAATCAGGTTCACGGGCAAGCGGTACGTGTCCGCGGCTCGCTGAATGAAATCACCATAGTCTTTATTCGCGACTGAACTTTCACTGCCCGTCGGCCGGGAAGCGAAAACGGCTGACTGGAGGCCTGCGGGCAAATAAACGTTGTTCGGACCTGTATACTGGAGGCTGTTCATCGACTGAATTCCCCCTAACATGCCGAAAGATTGAAAAGGAAGCGTCTCCGGTCGTGGAGCGCCGCTCGTCATGCCAGTTAAAACATCATTTATCATCATGCTGAATAAGGAGGAAGTTGACTCCTGCCCGTTCGCGAAAGTTTGCACCGAACCTAGTGTCTGCATCGCCTGAATATCCATTATTGTACGAATTGCGCGTGCATCCATTTTGCTACTCCCTTTCTTTAGGACTATCTAAAGTTGCTACTGAATCAAGTATAGCAAGTTCGGGATAAAAACGCATGCTACAGACTGCGCCAGCGGCTCTCATATGGTAGACTGAACGTAAGATCATTGAAAGGAAGAAGACCTATGCGAATTCAGAACCGAGTGATAAAAGGGCAAGAGAACGGCAATGATATCTTGTTTTTATTGGATGGGAATGCTGAACTGCCAACCGGAACCCCAGCAAAGAAAATGATAACCGATTCCGAGGAACATGCATTTGTCTATTTACTGGACGAA
The sequence above is drawn from the Sporosarcina luteola genome and encodes:
- a CDS encoding DsbA family protein, producing the protein MNRETLLESGPTSSASLSKPIEIYVFVDPLCMNSWALQPLLRRLQVEYERYFTLKIVLRTSLTKTNSCCFVNMDDAKACTKNHPAFPSIALKAAEFQGKRAAFRFLSKLFEYTYLKKRNVLSFSVLVEIAENLGLDVDEFILDFSSNHVLRSLQVDLHLANEMEVEDAPSFVFFNENIEDEGLKVNGLHSYDIYEQILEEMVGYEITPGAPPTLDELFQRFDSISTNEIAEIYNIPEKAAERELKKQLLLQKIERLPLTNMTLWRKRR
- a CDS encoding globin, which gives rise to MTRKPLIPYEEIGAEKLSELIDRFYEKVAVHPDLYPIFPEDLTETARKQKQFQTQYLGGPNLFTEEHGHPMMKARHMPFPITPARATAWLACMAEAMDDVGLEGPLREVYYHRLAMTANHMVNRSEGDER
- a CDS encoding lytic transglycosylase domain-containing protein, giving the protein MDARAIRTIMDIQAMQTLGSVQTFANGQESTSSLFSMMINDVLTGMTSGAPRPETLPFQSFGMLGGIQSMNSLQYTGPNNVYLPAGLQSAVFASRPTGSESSVANKDYGDFIQRAADTYRLPVNLISSVIKQESNFNSTAVSGAGAMGLMQLMPGTAKLLGVKDGFDPEQNIMGGAKYLRQMLDQFGNIEMALAAYNAGPGNVRKYGGIPPFKETEQYVSKVLNFYNRIEL